The following proteins come from a genomic window of Flavobacteriaceae bacterium MAR_2010_188:
- a CDS encoding NIPSNAP protein — MNISILKMMTTRLLPILLLFCSTMKSNAQQQVYELRTYELEFSRSADILHNYFEKALIPALNRQGVSNIGAFEEEGQNLPQKIYLLIPYNDISQFSASSGSLNMDEKYLQDAKDYINVTEQTIPYKRYSTSLIKASSGFPNLVKPEDGANLFELRIYESRNEDALRRKVKMFNDSEFGIFAEVGLPMVFFGENIAGSQMPCLTYMLAFNDKANHDEAWSKFGPHPEWQRITKLEEYKDSMNDITRVFLKPLSYSQL; from the coding sequence TTGAATATTTCAATTTTAAAAATGATGACTACCCGACTTTTGCCGATTTTGCTATTATTTTGCTCAACGATGAAATCTAATGCCCAACAACAGGTTTATGAGCTAAGAACTTACGAACTTGAATTTAGCCGATCGGCTGATATTTTACACAACTATTTTGAAAAGGCACTAATTCCTGCGCTAAATAGGCAAGGGGTTTCTAACATCGGCGCGTTTGAAGAAGAAGGTCAGAACCTACCTCAGAAAATCTATTTGCTTATACCTTACAACGATATTTCCCAATTTTCTGCAAGTAGCGGTTCCTTGAATATGGATGAGAAATATCTTCAAGATGCAAAAGATTATATAAATGTTACCGAACAAACCATTCCTTATAAACGATATTCAACCAGTTTGATAAAAGCTAGTTCTGGTTTTCCAAATCTTGTTAAGCCAGAGGATGGAGCTAATCTTTTCGAACTTCGGATATATGAAAGTCGCAACGAAGATGCTCTTCGGAGAAAAGTCAAGATGTTCAATGATAGTGAGTTCGGAATATTTGCAGAAGTGGGTCTTCCAATGGTGTTTTTTGGTGAAAATATCGCCGGAAGTCAAATGCCTTGTTTAACCTATATGTTAGCGTTTAACGACAAGGCGAATCACGATGAAGCTTGGTCAAAATTTGGACCGCATCCCGAATGGCAACGAATTACAAAATTGGAAGAATACAAGGATTCTATGAATGATATTACACGGGTATTTTTAAAGCCACTTTCATATTCCCAATTATAA
- a CDS encoding Glycosyl hydrolases family 43 yields the protein MKYTLLSLLLTLMLSCKSDQNDQKIEDKVDSEVVVENNNPVFSGWYADPEGIIFDDTYWIYPTFSAPYAQQVLFDAFSSKDLVNWEKHERIMDTSNIKWADSAIWAPSIIKKDSKYFLFFGANDIQNNNQFGGIGVAVSQKPSGPFQDYLGKPLVDKFYNGAQPIDQFVFKDADGSHYLIYGGWKHCNIAKLNYDFTGFIPFEDGTIFKEITPENYVEGPFMFIKDGKYYFMWSEGGWTGPDYSVAYAISDSPFGPFERVGKILQQDMEVATAAGHHSVMHPEGTDKYFMVYHRRPLNETDRNSRETCIEEMEFDENGRIKPVKITFTGVNSYPLSKQ from the coding sequence ATGAAGTACACACTTCTTTCACTTTTGCTGACTTTAATGCTATCATGTAAAAGTGATCAAAATGACCAAAAGATTGAAGACAAGGTGGATTCTGAAGTCGTTGTAGAAAATAATAATCCCGTTTTTTCAGGGTGGTACGCCGACCCCGAGGGAATCATTTTCGATGACACCTATTGGATTTATCCCACTTTCTCTGCTCCATATGCTCAGCAGGTTTTATTTGATGCATTTTCTTCTAAAGATTTAGTCAACTGGGAAAAACACGAAAGAATTATGGATACCTCCAATATAAAATGGGCAGACAGCGCCATTTGGGCTCCATCTATTATAAAAAAGGACAGCAAATACTTTTTGTTTTTCGGCGCTAATGATATTCAAAACAACAATCAGTTCGGAGGTATCGGCGTAGCAGTGAGCCAAAAACCATCTGGACCATTTCAGGATTATTTAGGTAAACCTCTAGTGGATAAATTCTATAATGGAGCGCAACCAATTGACCAATTTGTTTTTAAGGATGCCGATGGCAGTCACTATCTTATTTACGGCGGCTGGAAGCATTGTAATATCGCTAAATTGAATTATGATTTTACCGGCTTTATTCCTTTTGAAGATGGAACGATATTTAAAGAAATAACCCCAGAAAACTATGTTGAAGGGCCTTTTATGTTTATAAAGGATGGCAAATATTATTTTATGTGGTCAGAAGGTGGTTGGACAGGTCCTGATTATAGTGTGGCCTACGCCATTAGCGATTCTCCTTTTGGACCGTTTGAAAGAGTCGGTAAAATTCTACAACAAGACATGGAGGTTGCCACTGCTGCGGGTCATCATAGTGTGATGCATCCCGAGGGAACCGATAAATATTTTATGGTGTATCACCGCAGACCTCTAAACGAGACGGACAGAAATTCTCGTGAGACCTGTATAGAAGAAATGGAATTTGATGAAAACGGACGGATAAAACCTGTAAAAATCACCTTTACCGGAGTAAACTCATATCCTTTATCTAAGCAATAG
- a CDS encoding two component transcriptional regulator, winged helix family, producing the protein MVKQILVIEDEPNVAAFISQGLKEAGYTVFVAYVGKTGLELLKQKHIHLVVLDIILPGMDGRQVATKIRELGYEYLLIIMLTALGTTENLVKGLDAGADDYLIKPFKFKELLASIRARTRSAKSVVKKNSKILIEDLIFDTDARILSRGGTEINLTSTEFRLLQYLLLNRNKILNRIEILENVWDINFNMGTNVVDVYINYLRNKIDKDFEVKLIHTVVGMGYIIKSRDFRLCS; encoded by the coding sequence ATGGTAAAACAAATACTTGTAATAGAAGATGAGCCAAACGTTGCTGCTTTTATCAGCCAAGGTCTAAAGGAGGCTGGCTATACCGTCTTTGTTGCATACGTTGGAAAAACAGGATTAGAGCTGTTAAAGCAAAAACATATTCACTTGGTTGTTTTGGATATCATCTTGCCCGGGATGGACGGTAGACAAGTGGCGACCAAAATAAGAGAATTGGGTTATGAGTATTTGCTAATTATAATGCTGACTGCCTTGGGTACCACTGAAAATTTGGTGAAAGGTTTAGATGCTGGCGCAGATGATTATTTGATTAAGCCTTTCAAATTTAAAGAGTTATTGGCAAGCATAAGGGCAAGAACAAGGAGTGCCAAATCAGTGGTGAAGAAAAATTCCAAAATCTTGATTGAAGATTTAATCTTTGATACAGATGCAAGGATATTAAGCAGGGGAGGAACTGAAATTAACCTCACATCTACTGAATTTAGATTGCTCCAATACCTTTTGTTAAACCGGAATAAAATCCTAAACAGAATAGAAATCCTAGAAAACGTTTGGGATATCAATTTCAATATGGGGACCAATGTGGTAGACGTGTATATCAATTATCTCAGAAATAAAATCGACAAGGATTTTGAGGTTAAGCTTATTCACACGGTTGTGGGCATGGGATATATCATTAAATCCCGAGATTTTAGATTATGCAGTTAA
- a CDS encoding Sulfate permease, MFS superfamily: protein MKNFTTKYLKSDIKSGLVVFLVALPLCLGIALASGAPLFFGIISGVVAGIVVGTLSGSHLSVSGPAAGLTAIVLAAIATLGSFEAFLLAGFLAGVIQIVLGFLKAGVLGNYLPSNVIEGMLAAIGIIIILSQIPHAVGFDEMNEGDYFFINAAGEHQLFVTLANTVNYIHPGAVVVVVASLAILIAFLKVPFLKRLKSVPGALVAVLAGIGINEIFRATGSSLLISEEHLVSLPIPESMSQFWNQFNLPDFAQIGNVQIWIVALTIAAVASIETLLCIEAADKMDPLKRYTDTNRELKAQGVGNMLSCLIGGIPVTSVIVRTSANVASGGRTKLAAISHGFFLMIAVISIPFLLNRIPLASLAAVLLVIGFKLASPRLFVHMWQNNKKFQFIPFVVTVVAIVMTDLLIGVGIGLAVSVYFILRGNLKLAYFFKKDKHKEGETINMELAQEVSFLNKAAIKQTFAHLPEGSKVIIDASNTVYIDFDVLQLIKEFTNEGSKERNITVQLIGFQTKYNIVNTTTHVTSIVSDNDEPISPSKVTNGTRVPSNVLKVRELAEV from the coding sequence ATGAAAAATTTCACAACAAAATATTTAAAGTCAGACATAAAATCTGGATTGGTCGTCTTTCTGGTGGCGCTTCCATTATGTTTAGGAATCGCACTTGCGAGTGGAGCTCCGCTATTCTTCGGAATTATCTCTGGAGTAGTTGCGGGTATCGTGGTAGGTACCCTTTCTGGTTCGCATTTAAGTGTTTCGGGGCCAGCTGCGGGATTAACGGCAATTGTATTAGCCGCTATCGCAACATTAGGATCATTTGAAGCATTTTTACTCGCTGGTTTTTTAGCCGGAGTTATCCAAATAGTACTAGGTTTTCTTAAAGCCGGAGTACTTGGAAATTATTTGCCTTCTAATGTTATAGAAGGGATGTTAGCCGCAATTGGTATTATTATAATATTATCCCAAATACCCCATGCTGTTGGTTTCGACGAAATGAATGAAGGAGATTATTTCTTTATAAATGCCGCAGGGGAACATCAACTATTTGTCACTTTGGCAAACACGGTTAATTATATTCATCCAGGAGCGGTGGTTGTCGTAGTGGCTTCCTTGGCAATTTTGATAGCTTTTCTAAAAGTTCCATTTTTAAAAAGATTGAAATCTGTCCCTGGCGCTTTGGTTGCGGTATTGGCAGGTATCGGTATAAACGAAATTTTTAGAGCGACAGGTTCTTCTTTATTGATTAGTGAAGAACACCTGGTTAGTTTGCCGATACCAGAATCTATGTCTCAATTCTGGAATCAATTCAACTTACCTGACTTTGCCCAGATAGGAAACGTACAAATTTGGATAGTTGCCCTTACAATCGCGGCCGTCGCAAGTATAGAAACCCTGCTTTGTATAGAAGCAGCGGATAAAATGGACCCTTTAAAGAGATACACCGATACTAATAGAGAACTAAAAGCGCAGGGCGTAGGTAATATGCTTAGCTGCTTAATTGGTGGTATTCCGGTAACCTCGGTTATTGTGCGTACATCTGCAAATGTTGCCTCGGGAGGTAGAACCAAGCTTGCAGCAATTTCACATGGTTTCTTTTTAATGATTGCTGTAATATCTATTCCTTTTTTACTTAACAGAATTCCTTTGGCGTCTTTAGCTGCGGTTCTTTTAGTAATCGGATTTAAACTCGCGAGCCCAAGACTGTTTGTACATATGTGGCAAAATAACAAGAAATTTCAATTTATACCATTTGTGGTAACGGTCGTTGCGATTGTAATGACGGATTTATTAATAGGTGTTGGTATTGGTTTGGCGGTGAGCGTTTACTTTATCTTACGTGGAAATCTTAAGCTGGCGTATTTCTTCAAAAAGGATAAACATAAAGAAGGCGAAACAATCAACATGGAATTGGCACAAGAAGTTTCATTTTTGAATAAAGCTGCAATCAAGCAAACCTTCGCACATTTGCCAGAAGGAAGTAAAGTCATCATTGATGCTTCAAATACAGTATATATCGATTTTGATGTCCTTCAATTAATTAAGGAATTTACAAATGAAGGTTCTAAAGAACGCAATATTACGGTACAGCTAATTGGCTTTCAAACGAAATATAATATCGTGAATACCACCACCCATGTTACATCCATTGTGTCGGATAATGATGAGCCTATCTCGCCATCAAAAGTCACCAATGGAACCAGAGTACCTTCCAACGTTCTAAAAGTTAGAGAACTTGCAGAAGTTTAG
- a CDS encoding Type 1 glutamine amidotransferase (GATase1) encodes MYSKQLFIKILIISLAISCAEKEKKVEVVEKDKKLRALIIDGQNNHYIWPKTTLMMKDYLEDTDLFEVDVRRTDSVWLGVKYNQSRPEAYNYFIDTFILDTVNRGRSNQPIKSSNFKIDFSNYDVIVSNLGMGATEWPEETRKAFEKYVSNGGGLVTVHAADNSFPKWTEYNKMIALGGWGERDSISGPYVYYNSEGEVEYDYTQGPGGSHGLESEFVITTREQSHPVMNGLPEKWLHTQDELYERLRGPFENATILATAFSDEEGNAPPWDPNQKGMGQNVPMIMAIDYGKGRVFHTTLGHFDYSMECAGFITILQRGAEWASTGEVTQAVPNDFPTESKTSSRSWDYKMEE; translated from the coding sequence ATGTATTCGAAACAATTATTTATTAAAATTCTTATTATTTCCCTAGCCATCTCCTGCGCCGAAAAAGAGAAAAAAGTTGAAGTCGTAGAAAAAGATAAAAAACTAAGAGCGCTGATTATAGATGGGCAAAATAACCACTATATCTGGCCGAAGACTACTTTGATGATGAAGGATTATTTAGAAGATACCGATCTATTTGAGGTGGACGTTCGTCGTACGGATTCGGTTTGGCTTGGGGTTAAATACAATCAATCACGTCCCGAAGCTTACAACTATTTTATCGATACGTTCATCTTAGATACGGTTAATCGAGGAAGAAGTAATCAACCTATAAAATCTTCAAACTTTAAAATAGATTTCTCCAATTACGATGTCATTGTTTCAAACTTAGGAATGGGAGCAACAGAATGGCCGGAAGAAACCAGAAAAGCATTTGAAAAATACGTTTCCAACGGAGGCGGACTCGTGACAGTGCATGCTGCAGATAATTCATTTCCTAAGTGGACGGAGTACAACAAAATGATTGCCCTTGGTGGCTGGGGAGAACGAGATAGTATCTCGGGACCTTATGTTTATTATAATTCGGAAGGAGAAGTAGAATACGATTATACCCAAGGTCCGGGAGGTTCTCATGGTCTGGAATCAGAATTTGTGATTACTACACGAGAACAAAGTCATCCTGTGATGAATGGCCTTCCAGAAAAATGGCTGCATACCCAAGATGAACTTTACGAAAGATTGAGAGGTCCTTTCGAAAACGCTACCATTCTTGCCACGGCATTTTCGGATGAGGAAGGCAATGCGCCACCATGGGATCCAAATCAAAAAGGGATGGGACAAAACGTCCCGATGATTATGGCAATCGATTATGGTAAGGGTCGGGTTTTTCATACCACTCTCGGTCATTTTGATTATTCTATGGAATGTGCTGGATTTATTACTATCCTTCAGCGAGGCGCAGAATGGGCCTCTACGGGCGAGGTTACTCAAGCCGTTCCTAATGATTTCCCGACCGAAAGCAAGACTTCTTCGCGAAGTTGGGACTATAAAATGGAAGAATGA
- a CDS encoding hyaluronan synthase: protein MKTKNNIDNNKNTTSPKSIIRRSGDFLNRVTDHWGVIVMMSTFILMIGAVYMVFLLQNDFSDYNLEKMNSTWGLTFLVIGGGLLLFKAGMFIFNLILYVKYRSIKSVSNEELPTCTVIVPAYNEGKQVYDTLMSLAESDFPESKLQLLAIDDGSKDNTWYWMKEAKLVLGDRLAIYQQPQNKGKRHALYRGFNMGTGEIFVTVDSDSIVKADTLRNLVSPFVVNENCGAVAGNIRVLNKKKALLPKMLDVSFTLSFEFVRSAESCLNSVLCTPGALAAYRSTAVFNCLPEWINQTFMGKASDIGEDRAMTNMILKQGYHVLFQRNAYAYTNVPEKYKGLYKMFIRWGRSNVRENIQMSKYVFTNFREGNKIGPRLLFMSQSLKIIMSYPFILFMFVFIATHPILFLSSTLVSILILSSFPMLFYAKRYKFSESFWAYSYSILYTFGLFWITPYAIATASRSGWLTRDLTKKK, encoded by the coding sequence ATGAAGACTAAAAATAATATCGATAATAATAAGAATACCACTTCGCCAAAATCCATTATAAGACGTAGCGGCGACTTTTTAAATAGAGTAACGGACCATTGGGGAGTCATCGTAATGATGAGCACCTTTATCTTAATGATTGGTGCGGTTTACATGGTTTTTCTCCTTCAAAATGATTTTTCTGATTACAATTTAGAGAAAATGAATAGCACTTGGGGCTTAACTTTTCTTGTAATTGGTGGTGGACTTTTACTGTTTAAAGCCGGAATGTTTATTTTTAATTTAATACTCTACGTAAAATACCGTTCTATAAAGTCGGTTTCTAATGAAGAATTACCAACCTGTACGGTTATAGTTCCTGCTTATAATGAAGGTAAACAGGTTTACGATACCCTAATGAGTTTGGCCGAAAGTGATTTTCCTGAAAGCAAACTTCAACTTCTTGCAATCGATGATGGTAGTAAGGACAATACGTGGTATTGGATGAAAGAGGCGAAATTGGTGCTTGGCGATAGATTAGCCATTTATCAGCAACCTCAAAACAAAGGTAAACGTCATGCTCTATACCGTGGTTTTAATATGGGAACTGGTGAGATTTTTGTTACCGTAGATAGCGATTCTATCGTTAAGGCAGATACATTAAGAAACTTGGTAAGTCCGTTTGTTGTGAATGAAAATTGTGGTGCTGTGGCAGGTAATATCCGAGTGCTCAACAAGAAAAAAGCGTTGTTGCCGAAAATGCTTGACGTAAGTTTTACCTTGAGTTTTGAATTTGTACGTTCTGCAGAGAGCTGTTTAAATTCCGTATTATGTACTCCAGGTGCTTTGGCGGCTTATCGCAGCACAGCGGTCTTTAATTGTCTGCCAGAGTGGATCAATCAGACTTTTATGGGTAAAGCTTCGGACATCGGTGAAGATAGAGCAATGACCAATATGATTCTAAAACAAGGTTACCACGTTTTGTTTCAAAGAAACGCTTATGCTTATACCAACGTTCCTGAAAAATACAAAGGTTTGTACAAGATGTTTATCAGATGGGGTAGAAGTAATGTACGTGAGAATATTCAAATGTCTAAATATGTTTTTACCAACTTTAGGGAAGGTAATAAAATAGGACCGAGACTTTTATTTATGAGTCAATCTTTAAAGATTATCATGTCTTATCCTTTTATCTTATTCATGTTTGTTTTTATAGCAACCCATCCAATATTGTTCTTAAGCTCAACCTTGGTAAGTATTTTAATACTTTCAAGTTTCCCGATGTTGTTCTACGCAAAACGATATAAATTTTCAGAATCTTTCTGGGCGTATTCTTATAGTATCCTTTATACTTTTGGATTATTCTGGATTACTCCATACGCAATCGCAACGGCGAGTAGAAGCGGTTGGTTAACTAGGGATTTGACCAAAAAAAAATAG
- a CDS encoding Signal transduction histidine kinase has translation MQLRTKITSIFIILTSLFLTGIFILIYLVSKEYTESEFYLRLSQRATIAAEAYLEADEMNIDIYEDIRIRHLQTLPNEKEVIYPVDAKLKTSLVELNKTLPASFFESIFENEYAELKQDEYYYTGLLYHHNEGDFIVVLSATDLYGFGKLGNLRNTLIIAFFVSIIFIFFLGSYYAQQALSPISKIIKEVNTIRAENLSLRLGSANGKDELADLARTFNNMLDRLQISFDLQSNFINNASHELRNPLSAILGQTEIALNKKRTTKEYHSILQNIDKEASRLDFLVNGLLKLAKTDFDSKGFVIDAIRIDELLLDIKNTLDVAIPQNKILLDFEELPENENAITLLGSESLLNVAITNIVVNGCKFSDNAKVVLRIMTDKNHIFLNIIDEGVGIPQEELSNIFEPFFRGSNVRSIEGFGFGLPLAYRIIKMHSGTIRVLSQVDEGTIVKIMLPNKNNYN, from the coding sequence ATGCAGTTAAGAACAAAAATCACTTCCATATTTATCATTCTTACCAGTCTCTTTTTAACGGGTATTTTTATTCTGATTTACCTTGTTTCTAAAGAATATACCGAAAGCGAATTCTATTTGCGATTAAGCCAACGAGCCACCATCGCTGCGGAAGCTTATTTGGAAGCAGACGAAATGAATATTGATATTTATGAAGATATTAGGATTCGTCATCTTCAAACTCTACCCAATGAAAAAGAGGTTATTTACCCAGTAGATGCCAAGTTAAAAACGTCGTTGGTAGAATTAAATAAGACCCTTCCAGCAAGTTTTTTTGAATCTATTTTTGAAAATGAATACGCCGAATTAAAGCAAGATGAATACTATTATACTGGTTTGCTTTATCATCATAATGAAGGCGACTTTATAGTCGTACTTTCTGCTACCGACCTCTACGGTTTTGGAAAGCTAGGCAATTTGCGTAACACACTTATCATCGCCTTTTTTGTAAGTATTATATTCATCTTTTTTCTGGGTAGTTATTATGCACAGCAGGCTTTAAGTCCCATTTCAAAAATCATTAAAGAAGTTAATACAATCCGTGCAGAGAATCTATCCCTGCGCTTAGGCTCTGCCAACGGTAAGGACGAACTGGCTGATTTAGCCCGCACCTTCAATAATATGCTGGACCGATTACAGATTTCTTTCGACCTACAGAGCAATTTTATTAACAATGCCTCACATGAATTGAGAAATCCGTTGAGCGCCATTCTCGGCCAAACTGAAATTGCCCTCAATAAAAAAAGAACTACTAAAGAATATCATTCAATCCTTCAAAATATAGATAAGGAAGCGTCGCGCCTCGATTTTTTGGTCAATGGACTTTTGAAACTAGCCAAAACGGATTTCGATTCTAAGGGTTTTGTTATTGATGCAATTCGCATTGACGAATTGTTGTTGGATATTAAGAACACCTTAGATGTTGCTATACCTCAAAACAAGATTCTTCTAGACTTTGAAGAATTACCAGAGAATGAAAATGCAATTACCTTACTTGGTAGCGAATCTTTATTGAACGTTGCCATAACAAATATCGTAGTAAACGGTTGTAAATTTTCTGATAATGCCAAGGTGGTGTTGAGGATTATGACCGATAAGAATCATATCTTTTTAAATATAATTGATGAAGGCGTGGGTATTCCGCAGGAAGAACTCAGTAATATTTTTGAACCATTTTTTAGGGGATCCAACGTGCGTAGCATTGAAGGTTTTGGCTTTGGTCTTCCCTTAGCGTATCGCATCATTAAAATGCATTCTGGTACCATCAGGGTTTTGTCCCAAGTTGACGAGGGAACCATCGTAAAAATTATGCTTCCAAATAAAAATAATTACAATTAA